In bacterium, one genomic interval encodes:
- a CDS encoding serine protease, which yields MAGFVLAQVTKAQTECTPFIYSDWSVCSVDAKQTRTVSSLGPETCTGGDPVISQACKRPLPKITSISPSAINYIQTAPVEIIGEYFGTSQGSSRVFGPNNRGQTTGTWTDTKILVYPSNFEDPRNFYLVIERSHSSETSPVRSNAFPLKIIPWGPPKITSVTRKIVTSQGTEVWIHGENFGMPGNPDVSVSNARVYETNGTSHKIVLREHDVIRVLVNLDDLKRPYGKTSFYVKVKCLDDECSSAVDGPDGKDYISNSFSVDVASTPPPCTTDIWSCGDWNTCSLEGKQSRSCTKTFDCSDVDTPSPSVAQVCTYTPPPCISWTYSAWSTCSVNGQQTRPITSASPNGCTGGNPILNQSCTPPPKPIIPIQPTCDADTWTCDDWNSCSLSGIQNRSCRKTFDCSSVETAPPTTDQYCEAPNRPTQQIPQNSSDEISNQDAIIKSTVKLLCPVDAKRASQGSGTIIDSNGTILTNKHVIAGTLGCLVGFINDFNDEPYFGDRHIADITKISPNQDIAILKIRNPQNKNLTSVDITKSSSNLRLGTKVTTYGFPAKFGTKVTYTSGDFSGTDGSYIKTTAILEYGNSGGGAYLKDGTFIGIPSAVVKGELNALGYILSINTINSWLGNSGITYSGTSNNSYSRVSILEDIDLKKLGSLKLFIPDTDTKGNLAVPTTNQNIQKTTEQPKTNQIQKESIVIEPADKNQKINSKQNNLKPSESVQKIKELPKRLFRWLRNLF from the coding sequence GTGGCGGGTTTTGTTTTAGCTCAAGTTACCAAAGCACAAACCGAGTGTACTCCTTTTATATATTCCGACTGGAGTGTTTGCTCTGTTGATGCAAAACAGACGAGAACGGTATCGTCGTTAGGTCCAGAGACTTGTACTGGGGGCGATCCAGTTATTAGTCAGGCCTGCAAACGACCACTACCAAAAATAACCTCAATATCTCCGAGTGCGATTAACTATATTCAAACAGCCCCAGTCGAGATTATTGGTGAATATTTTGGAACCAGTCAGGGTTCGTCAAGGGTTTTCGGCCCCAATAATCGCGGACAAACTACAGGCACTTGGACAGATACAAAAATTCTCGTCTACCCTAGTAACTTTGAAGACCCGAGAAATTTTTATCTCGTGATAGAGAGATCTCATTCATCAGAAACATCGCCAGTTAGAAGTAATGCTTTTCCTCTTAAAATCATTCCATGGGGTCCTCCTAAAATAACCAGCGTAACGCGAAAGATAGTTACATCGCAAGGAACTGAGGTATGGATCCACGGAGAAAATTTTGGCATGCCAGGCAACCCAGATGTTTCGGTAAGCAACGCTCGAGTTTATGAAACGAATGGCACTAGCCATAAAATAGTGCTTAGAGAGCATGATGTGATAAGGGTTTTAGTTAATCTCGACGATTTGAAAAGACCATATGGCAAAACATCTTTTTATGTAAAAGTTAAATGTCTTGACGATGAATGTTCTAGTGCTGTAGATGGGCCCGATGGTAAGGACTATATAAGTAATTCCTTCTCTGTTGATGTCGCCAGTACTCCACCGCCTTGTACTACAGACATTTGGTCATGTGGTGATTGGAACACTTGCTCACTAGAGGGCAAACAATCACGCAGTTGCACGAAGACTTTTGATTGCTCAGATGTTGATACTCCGTCTCCGTCAGTCGCACAAGTATGTACTTATACGCCCCCACCCTGTATCTCGTGGACATATTCTGCATGGAGTACATGCTCGGTAAATGGACAACAAACGCGACCGATTACTTCCGCATCGCCAAACGGCTGTACTGGAGGTAATCCTATTTTAAACCAAAGTTGTACGCCTCCACCAAAGCCCATAATCCCTATACAACCAACTTGCGATGCCGATACATGGACTTGTGATGATTGGAATTCTTGCTCACTTTCAGGAATACAAAATAGAAGCTGTAGAAAAACTTTTGATTGCTCAAGCGTAGAAACAGCACCGCCAACAACTGACCAATATTGCGAAGCACCAAATAGACCTACACAACAAATACCACAAAATAGTTCTGATGAAATTTCAAATCAAGATGCTATAATAAAATCTACTGTTAAACTTTTGTGTCCTGTTGATGCGAAGAGAGCTAGTCAAGGTTCAGGTACGATTATTGATTCTAATGGGACTATTTTAACTAACAAGCATGTTATAGCTGGGACATTAGGTTGCTTGGTTGGATTTATAAATGACTTTAATGATGAGCCATATTTTGGAGACAGACATATAGCCGATATTACAAAAATCTCACCCAATCAAGATATTGCCATTCTAAAAATTAGAAACCCTCAAAATAAAAATCTGACAAGTGTTGATATAACAAAAAGTAGTAGTAATCTTCGCTTGGGTACTAAGGTTACTACATATGGCTTCCCTGCGAAATTTGGCACAAAAGTTACATACACAAGCGGAGATTTTAGCGGCACAGATGGAAGTTATATAAAAACGACTGCTATATTGGAATACGGAAATTCTGGCGGAGGAGCATATCTTAAAGACGGAACATTTATAGGCATACCCTCTGCCGTAGTTAAGGGTGAGTTAAACGCGCTTGGGTATATATTGTCTATAAATACAATCAATTCTTGGTTGGGTAATTCAGGTATTACCTATAGCGGTACGAGCAATAATAGTTATTCAAGGGTTTCTATTTTGGAAGATATAGATCTTAAAAAACTTGGCTCTTTAAAATTATTCATTCCCGATACAGATACTAAGGGCAATCTTGCCGTACCTACAACAAATCAAAATATACAAAAAACCACAGAGCAACCTAAAACTAATCAAATACAAAAGGAATCAATAGTTATTGAACCTGCCGACAAAAATCAAAAAATAAATTCAAAACAGAATAATCTAAAACCATCAGAAAGTGTACAAAAAATAAAAGAGCTGCCAAAAAGACTTTTCCGTTGGTTGAGAAATCTATTTTAG
- a CDS encoding serine hydrolase, which translates to MRQILYILIGAFVIIPTLLLSYQVGTPKYMAASAYFNTPALNSNIKKKSTPLVKVKILPQKNIEIPEIETEAVAVLAWDFKEDFYYYSKNIDEPRPIASLTKLVTVALVLDYASPQETMSISARAIKNEGNSGNLKEGEILTMKDLLAAALLESSNDAAYALAEHVGSKLQTNPEAKATPVREFVRMMNLKFNDLGLLHSNFTDPTGLEDINSFSTASDFSKFIKYLRENPKYTLVWDILKMPSYNTQSLNEVAIHNFKSTNPFLSEYTNVIGGKTGFTNRALGNMVLLTTSLNNTETIYLVLGSNDKFNQIRKLINWVETAWSWPAINTQT; encoded by the coding sequence ATGCGACAAATTTTATATATCTTAATTGGTGCGTTCGTTATTATTCCTACGTTGCTTTTGTCTTACCAAGTTGGCACGCCTAAATATATGGCGGCCAGCGCTTATTTTAACACTCCCGCTTTAAATTCAAATATCAAGAAAAAATCTACCCCGCTGGTAAAAGTAAAAATTCTGCCTCAAAAAAATATTGAAATTCCGGAAATAGAAACAGAGGCAGTGGCTGTGTTAGCTTGGGATTTTAAAGAAGATTTTTATTATTATTCCAAAAATATAGATGAACCTCGCCCTATAGCTTCACTCACCAAACTTGTGACTGTGGCCCTGGTTTTAGATTATGCTAGCCCGCAAGAAACAATGTCTATTTCGGCTAGAGCCATTAAAAATGAGGGTAACAGCGGTAATTTAAAAGAAGGGGAGATTCTTACCATGAAAGATTTACTAGCTGCTGCTCTTTTAGAATCTTCCAATGATGCGGCTTATGCTTTAGCCGAACATGTTGGTTCAAAACTGCAAACCAACCCCGAAGCCAAAGCCACGCCCGTTAGAGAATTTGTAAGAATGATGAACCTAAAATTTAACGACTTAGGCTTACTACACTCTAATTTTACAGACCCCACCGGCCTAGAAGATATAAATTCTTTTAGTACAGCTAGCGATTTTTCAAAATTTATAAAATACCTAAGGGAAAATCCTAAATATACTTTAGTTTGGGATATTTTAAAAATGCCAAGTTATAACACTCAATCTTTAAACGAAGTAGCTATTCATAATTTTAAATCAACTAATCCTTTTCTAAGCGAATACACCAACGTTATAGGTGGAAAAACCGGTTTTACCAATAGAGCCCTAGGCAATATGGTTTTACTGACCACGAGTTTAAATAATACCGAAACTATATATTTAGTGCTGGGTTCTAACGACAAGTTTAATCAAATAAGAAAATTAATAAACTGGGTAGAAACAGCTTGGTCTTGGCCAGCTATTAATACGCAAACCTAA
- the mraY gene encoding phospho-N-acetylmuramoyl-pentapeptide-transferase, which produces MLDVSFQVARILALAFGAFAVAMVLTPWWTNILYKYRLGKQIRTEGAPVFAAMHKDKEGTPTMGGVIIWLTILILTAGLALLKEFMPNSLASSLSFLSRPQTLLPIGIMIFSAIIGLGDDLLGVFKIGPKGGGLKMRHRLVLYTVVAVIGALWFYFKLDWTTVKVPFLGNFDIGSWYIPFAVFIIVATSFSVNESDGLDGLAGGLMLTAFASYGLIAFFEGKYELSVFCAVVVGALLSFLWFNIHPARFFMGDTGAMPLGVTLAVIALLTNATLVLPLIAFVPMVESASVIIQVISKKFRKGKKVFLSAPIHHHFQAKGWPETKVTERFWIISAVMAALGIIIQLIGK; this is translated from the coding sequence ATGCTAGATGTTTCATTTCAAGTCGCCAGAATTTTAGCTTTAGCCTTTGGAGCTTTTGCTGTGGCTATGGTTTTAACTCCATGGTGGACAAATATTTTATATAAATACCGCTTAGGCAAGCAAATACGCACCGAAGGCGCGCCAGTTTTTGCTGCTATGCATAAAGATAAAGAAGGTACGCCCACTATGGGCGGGGTTATTATTTGGTTAACAATATTAATTCTTACCGCGGGGCTAGCCTTATTAAAAGAATTTATGCCCAACAGCTTGGCTTCTAGCCTTAGTTTTTTATCTCGGCCTCAAACGCTTTTACCGATAGGCATTATGATTTTTTCGGCCATTATAGGTTTAGGCGACGACCTGCTTGGGGTTTTTAAAATAGGTCCAAAGGGTGGTGGGTTAAAAATGCGGCATCGTTTAGTTCTTTACACAGTAGTAGCTGTAATAGGGGCGTTATGGTTTTATTTCAAATTAGATTGGACAACGGTTAAGGTTCCATTTTTAGGGAACTTTGATATAGGAAGTTGGTACATACCTTTTGCTGTTTTTATTATCGTGGCTACATCTTTTTCGGTTAATGAATCCGATGGCCTAGACGGCTTGGCTGGAGGCTTGATGCTAACGGCCTTTGCCAGCTATGGCTTAATAGCTTTTTTTGAAGGCAAATACGAACTTAGTGTTTTTTGTGCAGTGGTGGTGGGCGCCCTGCTTTCTTTCTTATGGTTTAATATCCACCCAGCCAGATTTTTTATGGGCGATACCGGCGCTATGCCGCTGGGCGTAACTTTGGCAGTTATTGCCTTACTAACCAATGCGACTTTAGTTTTGCCTCTTATAGCTTTTGTGCCTATGGTGGAATCGGCTTCGGTTATTATTCAAGTTATAAGTAAAAAATTCCGTAAAGGTAAAAAAGTTTTTCTTTCGGCCCCAATTCATCATCACTTTCAAGCCAAAGGCTGGCCCGAAACCAAAGTTACGGAAAGATTTTGGATAATTTCAGCTGTTATGGCCGCCCTTGGTATTATCATACAACTGATAGGTAAGTAG
- a CDS encoding SMC-Scp complex subunit ScpB produces MAKPVNLINLEQVLESLLFAYGESISVKKLAEVTSASSNNVVLALENLKTNLENRGIKLINKEDKWQLVSGKEASEYIEKLVKSEIQEELTPASLEVLAVVAYRGPVSKSEVEVLRGVNSAYALRNLTLRGLVDKNDSAKPQTYQISLGALKKLGLAQEHELPKYNELKAETLKTEKLLQN; encoded by the coding sequence ATGGCTAAACCAGTAAATTTGATTAATTTAGAGCAAGTTTTAGAAAGCCTTCTTTTTGCTTATGGCGAAAGTATAAGCGTAAAAAAATTAGCTGAAGTAACTTCGGCCTCTAGTAACAATGTAGTTTTAGCTTTAGAAAATTTAAAAACTAACCTAGAAAACAGGGGCATCAAACTTATAAACAAAGAGGATAAATGGCAATTGGTTTCGGGAAAAGAAGCATCAGAATATATAGAAAAGCTTGTGAAAAGCGAGATACAAGAAGAATTAACACCCGCCAGTTTAGAAGTTTTAGCTGTGGTGGCTTATAGAGGCCCAGTTTCTAAAAGCGAGGTAGAAGTGTTAAGGGGTGTAAATTCGGCTTATGCTTTGCGTAATTTAACATTAAGAGGCTTAGTAGATAAAAACGATTCAGCAAAACCCCAAACTTACCAAATATCTTTGGGCGCTTTAAAAAAATTAGGTTTAGCCCAAGAACACGAACTGCCAAAATATAACGAATTAAAGGCTGAAACACTTAAAACAGAAAAGCTACTTCAAAACTAA
- a CDS encoding segregation/condensation protein A, producing MYQLKLAKFEGPLDLLHQLIESKKLEITEISLAEVAGQFLDYLKSSTNLAMADMANFLNIAGRLALIKSRALLPFLKLTAEEEKDIQSLKDQLAEYQKLKELAKEIHKLDIKGSRYYNRAYLAKMEPVFYFPKKLTGEALSDSLTSLISTITLPQRIPQAQLIEKVSLAEKTADLEKDIKEKLELNFSQIADTANPEVKLITFLCVLELLKSLKITAQQNSNFEDIKLRWLNQ from the coding sequence ATGTATCAACTAAAACTAGCAAAATTTGAAGGCCCGCTAGATTTATTACATCAACTTATAGAATCTAAAAAATTAGAAATAACCGAAATATCTTTAGCCGAAGTCGCTGGTCAATTTTTAGATTATTTAAAAAGCTCTACTAACTTGGCTATGGCCGATATGGCCAATTTTTTAAATATTGCCGGCCGTTTGGCTTTAATAAAATCGCGCGCACTTTTGCCTTTTTTGAAGCTGACCGCAGAAGAAGAAAAAGATATTCAAAGTTTAAAAGACCAACTGGCCGAATATCAAAAACTTAAAGAACTAGCTAAAGAGATTCATAAGTTGGATATAAAAGGCAGTAGATATTATAACCGAGCTTATTTGGCTAAAATGGAACCTGTTTTTTATTTTCCTAAAAAATTAACAGGTGAAGCTTTGTCTGATTCTTTAACAAGCTTAATAAGCACAATTACTTTGCCCCAAAGAATTCCTCAAGCCCAGCTTATAGAAAAAGTTTCCTTGGCAGAAAAAACAGCGGATCTAGAAAAAGATATTAAAGAAAAACTAGAACTAAATTTTTCTCAAATTGCCGATACCGCTAACCCAGAAGTTAAGTTAATAACATTTCTTTGTGTGTTAGAATTGTTAAAGAGTTTAAAAATTACCGCCCAACAAAATTCTAATTTTGAAGATATAAAATTGCGATGGCTAAACCAGTAA